The following proteins are encoded in a genomic region of Pectinophora gossypiella chromosome 6, ilPecGoss1.1, whole genome shotgun sequence:
- the LOC126367376 gene encoding proteasome activator complex subunit 3-like gives MTEAAVKVYKDSLKTKAETLLLKDFPVKIVMLNDVLGKLNFQNIKLGEIHQDVNIPVPRPVSMYDEPRAKRRRLEVSLATANVEWPKVYTLPNGPAPCNKSLSDMIRTIKPHIRQLVEDSNLLKMWISYLIPKIEDGNNFGVSIQGRTLKEIQESETKAEEFLEQISDYFVTRAKIVSKVAKYPHIEDYRRAVRELDEKQYLSLWLTMCEVRNRYCVLHDIVTKNLDKIKRPRTSNTDALY, from the coding sequence ATGACAGAAGCTGCGGTCAAAGTTTATAAAGACTCTTTGAAAACTAAGGCGGAGACGTTACTGTTGAAAGATTTTCCAGTAAAAATTGTTATGCTGAACGACGTTTTGGGGAAGTTGAATTTCCAGAATATAAAGTTGGGCGAGATACACCAGGACGTGAACATTCCGGTGCCGCGTCCTGTGTCGATGTACGATGAGCCGCGGGCGAAGCGACGACGGCTGGAGGTGTCGCTCGCGACGGCCAACGTGGAGTGGCCCAAGGTGTACACTTTGCCGAACGGGCCTGCGCCCTGCAACAAGTCTCTCAGCGACATGATCCGCACCATCAAGCCGCACATCCGGCAGCTGGTGGAGGACTCCAACCTGCTCAAGATGTGGATCTCCTACTTGATACCGAAGATCGAGGACGGCAACAACTTCGGCGTGTCGATACAGGGCAGAACGTTGAAGGAGATACAGGAGTCAGAGACGAAGGCGGAGGAATTTCTTGAACAGATTTCGGATTATTTCGTGACGCGGGCGAAGATAGTGTCGAAAGTGGCGAAGTATCCTCACATCGAGGACTACCGGCGGGCGGTGCGCGAGCTGGACGAGAAGCAGTACCTCTCGCTGTGGCTGACCATGTGTGAGGTGCGGAACCGCTACTGCGTGCTGCACGACATCGTTACCAAGAACCTGGACAAAATCAAGAGGCCGCGAACTTCTAACACAGACGCTCTATATTAG